One Sulfuricurvum sp. DNA segment encodes these proteins:
- a CDS encoding HepT-like ribonuclease domain-containing protein has product MDKKNTKELLEFILQSIELVQKRFLAIGQSDDFMKDDEGLEKLDSISMRLQSIGEALKNIYKTDYKVLEDVAPKNYWSDIIKFREVISHHYIDINSEVVFEICHDELNDLKEKIIIALASQEN; this is encoded by the coding sequence ATGGATAAGAAAAATACCAAAGAGCTTCTTGAGTTCATTCTTCAAAGCATTGAACTGGTACAAAAGCGTTTTTTAGCTATCGGGCAAAGCGATGACTTTATGAAAGATGATGAGGGGTTAGAAAAGCTTGATTCGATTTCAATGCGCCTTCAAAGTATCGGTGAAGCACTTAAAAATATTTATAAAACAGATTATAAAGTACTTGAAGATGTTGCTCCAAAAAATTATTGGAGTGACATTATCAAATTTCGAGAAGTAATATCGCATCACTATATCGATATAAATTCGGAAGTTGTATTTGAAATTTGCCATGATGAATTGAATGACTTAAAAGAGAAGATCATTATAGCATTAGCTTCACAGGAAAATTAA
- a CDS encoding RepB family plasmid replication initiator protein, whose translation MEKHQLVFKEFDIVKKFENSNATVSELRTGVFAPIEKISSTSKTYTQFIENQKKRYIETSWGKTVIKGNILTQTHRDLLDCLFAGAKEIKELEGGAIAIYFSTSDILKSYSGTTSRNTKWLKDKLDEIQTTAIEFRTTDGEDFYSFNIISSFAYSTKHKSFGIVITPEYRKYFEDQLTVNYTKELPKLLKVKSALLRAVIRFFWTHAQASTMSIDNLLQTIGFPMESIRTKQTAIKEIRDSAELLKDYGITYEPKTKLIYRKGSFDNSITFMSTPNRTKELPGLSEE comes from the coding sequence ATGGAAAAACACCAACTTGTCTTTAAAGAATTTGATATCGTCAAAAAATTCGAAAATTCGAATGCCACTGTTAGCGAACTACGAACTGGCGTATTTGCTCCGATTGAAAAAATTAGCTCTACATCAAAAACCTATACCCAATTTATTGAAAACCAAAAAAAGCGTTATATCGAAACCAGCTGGGGTAAAACCGTAATCAAAGGTAATATTCTTACTCAGACGCATAGAGATTTATTAGACTGCCTTTTTGCTGGTGCTAAAGAGATAAAAGAGCTGGAAGGTGGTGCTATCGCTATTTATTTTTCCACTTCTGATATTCTCAAGTCTTATAGCGGAACGACTTCCCGTAATACCAAATGGTTAAAAGATAAATTAGATGAAATTCAAACAACTGCTATTGAATTTAGAACAACCGATGGTGAAGACTTCTACAGCTTCAACATCATTAGTTCTTTTGCTTATAGCACTAAACATAAAAGCTTTGGCATTGTCATTACTCCTGAATATCGAAAATATTTTGAAGATCAACTCACTGTAAATTACACAAAAGAGTTGCCAAAACTTCTCAAAGTTAAAAGTGCTCTTTTACGCGCTGTCATTCGTTTCTTTTGGACTCATGCTCAAGCAAGTACTATGAGCATTGATAATCTTCTTCAAACGATTGGATTTCCAATGGAATCGATTCGTACTAAGCAAACAGCTATCAAAGAGATACGAGACAGTGCTGAACTTTTAAAAGATTATGGCATTACTTATGAGCCAAAAACAAAATTAATTTATCGTAAAGGCTCTTTTGACAATAGCATTACATTTATGAGTACTCCTAATAGAACTAAAGAGCTTCCAGGTCTTTCTGAGGAGTAG
- a CDS encoding class I SAM-dependent DNA methyltransferase — translation MAKEKQQEEAIEKQLWKAADKLRKNIDAAEYKHVVMGLVFLKYISDSFEELYNQLQAGDGDYAGADPEDRDEYQAENVFFVPPTARWSYLLANAKLPNIGKIVDEAMDVVEKDNPSLKGVLPKVFARDNLDSKSLGGLIDLIGNIAFGDAKARSADVLGHVFEYFLGEFALAEGKQGGQFYTPKSVVELLVKMLEPYKGRVFDPCCGSGGMFVQSEKFVTEHQGKLNDISIYGQESNQTTWRLAKMNLAIRGIDSSQVKWNNEGSFLNDAHKDLKADFIIANPPFNVSDWSGDLLRNDGRWKYGTPPEGNANYGWIQHFLYHLAPTGTAGFVLAKGSLTSNTSNEGEIRKALIEANLVDCIVNLPAKLFLNTQIPASIWFMKRGRTTKDILFIDSRNMGALINRRTKEFSHEDTDTIAKIYHDWKTGNGAYGDIKGFCVSASLEKVREMNYVLTPGRYVGLEDVEDEFDFKERFESLQRQLKEQMAEEAQLNQRINDNLAKVVVDG, via the coding sequence ATGGCAAAAGAAAAACAACAAGAAGAAGCGATAGAAAAACAACTCTGGAAAGCCGCAGATAAACTACGAAAAAATATTGATGCAGCAGAGTATAAACATGTCGTAATGGGGCTAGTGTTTCTCAAATATATTTCTGATAGTTTTGAAGAGCTTTATAATCAACTCCAAGCGGGGGATGGTGATTATGCGGGTGCTGATCCCGAAGATCGCGACGAGTATCAAGCTGAAAATGTATTTTTTGTTCCGCCTACTGCCAGATGGTCGTATCTCCTTGCTAATGCCAAACTCCCAAATATTGGAAAGATTGTTGATGAAGCGATGGATGTTGTCGAAAAGGACAACCCATCACTCAAAGGGGTTCTGCCAAAAGTTTTTGCCAGAGACAATCTTGATAGCAAATCTCTTGGCGGGCTAATCGATCTGATTGGTAATATCGCTTTTGGAGATGCGAAAGCTCGAAGTGCGGATGTCCTTGGTCATGTGTTTGAATACTTCTTGGGCGAGTTTGCACTGGCAGAGGGTAAACAAGGCGGACAGTTTTATACTCCGAAAAGCGTTGTTGAGCTTCTCGTAAAAATGTTAGAGCCATACAAGGGGAGAGTATTCGATCCGTGTTGTGGTAGTGGCGGTATGTTTGTCCAATCGGAGAAGTTTGTCACAGAGCACCAAGGAAAACTAAACGATATTTCCATCTATGGGCAAGAGTCCAACCAAACAACATGGCGATTGGCGAAAATGAACCTCGCCATTCGTGGTATCGACAGTTCTCAAGTCAAATGGAACAATGAAGGCTCATTTCTCAATGATGCTCATAAAGATTTAAAAGCTGATTTTATCATCGCCAATCCACCGTTTAATGTCAGCGATTGGAGCGGTGATCTGCTCCGAAACGATGGACGATGGAAATATGGAACCCCACCAGAGGGAAATGCCAACTACGGATGGATACAACACTTTCTTTATCATCTAGCACCGACAGGAACAGCGGGATTTGTACTGGCTAAAGGGAGCCTCACTTCTAACACTTCCAATGAGGGGGAAATCAGAAAAGCTCTTATAGAAGCCAATCTGGTCGATTGTATCGTCAATCTCCCCGCCAAACTGTTTCTCAATACTCAAATCCCCGCCTCTATATGGTTTATGAAACGAGGACGAACGACTAAAGATATCTTGTTTATAGACTCACGAAATATGGGTGCGCTGATAAACAGACGGACAAAAGAGTTCAGCCATGAAGATACGGACACTATAGCCAAGATTTATCATGATTGGAAAACTGGCAATGGTGCGTATGGAGATATAAAAGGGTTCTGCGTATCCGCAAGCCTCGAAAAAGTGCGTGAGATGAATTATGTTCTCACTCCGGGGCGATATGTTGGGCTGGAAGATGTGGAGGATGAGTTTGATTTCAAAGAGAGATTTGAAAGCTTACAAAGACAGCTAAAAGAGCAGATGGCAGAAGAAGCACAACTCAATCAGAGAATCAATGATAATTTGGCAAAGGTTGTTGTTGATGGGTGA
- a CDS encoding restriction endonuclease subunit S, with translation MGEWKECKISDIAKLSKKSWKVGDEPMSYIGLEHIEEAKLRLNGIGKSEDVASNKFYFQAGDTLFGKLRPYFRKVVKPNFDGICSTDIWVINPQKGIDKDFLFYFFTNQELVDISYSSSGGTRMPRADWNFLSQTVWNVPPLEEQKAIAEVLSSLDDKIDLLHRQNKTLEELAQTLFRQWFIEEARDEWEVTILGNLGKAVTGKTPSTQNTEFWGDGIYFVTPTDFKYYGKYTTFSDRSLSLLGVEKVKNSLLPINSILVTCIGSDMGKVAIAQSQCVSNQQINSLIIEDSILVEYVYQHLKYIYPLLRAIAMGGTTMPIINKTDFENIEITLPTYDLIEKFHEVTSSFNEKIIQNTNQIKNLKNMRETLLPKLMGGEVRVEW, from the coding sequence ATGGGTGAGTGGAAAGAGTGCAAAATTTCTGATATTGCTAAACTTTCTAAAAAATCTTGGAAAGTTGGTGATGAACCAATGTCTTATATCGGACTTGAGCATATTGAAGAAGCTAAGCTTAGATTAAATGGCATTGGTAAATCTGAAGATGTGGCAAGTAACAAATTTTATTTTCAAGCTGGAGATACACTTTTTGGAAAATTAAGACCATATTTTAGAAAAGTTGTTAAACCTAATTTTGATGGCATATGTTCAACCGATATTTGGGTAATCAATCCACAAAAAGGAATTGACAAAGACTTTTTATTTTACTTTTTTACAAATCAAGAGCTGGTTGATATTTCTTATTCTTCATCAGGTGGAACGAGAATGCCTAGAGCAGATTGGAACTTTTTATCTCAAACAGTTTGGAATGTTCCACCCCTTGAAGAACAAAAAGCTATAGCGGAAGTGCTAAGTAGTCTTGATGATAAAATCGATCTTCTTCACCGTCAAAATAAAACTCTTGAAGAGTTGGCTCAAACGCTTTTTAGGCAGTGGTTTATTGAAGAGGCTAGGGATGAGTGGGAAGTAACCATATTAGGGAATCTAGGAAAAGCTGTTACTGGTAAAACACCAAGTACTCAGAATACAGAATTTTGGGGTGACGGAATATATTTTGTTACTCCAACTGACTTTAAATACTATGGTAAATATACTACCTTTTCTGATAGAAGTCTTTCGCTTTTGGGAGTGGAGAAAGTCAAAAATTCTCTATTGCCAATAAATTCTATTTTAGTTACATGTATTGGTTCAGATATGGGAAAAGTAGCGATAGCACAAAGTCAATGTGTAAGTAATCAACAAATTAATTCTTTGATAATTGAGGACAGCATATTGGTTGAATATGTGTATCAGCATTTAAAATATATTTATCCTTTACTTCGTGCTATAGCAATGGGTGGTACTACCATGCCAATAATTAATAAAACGGATTTTGAAAATATAGAAATAACTTTACCAACATATGATTTGATTGAAAAATTTCATGAAGTTACATCCTCTTTTAATGAAAAGATTATTCAAAATACAAACCAAATCAAAAACCTTAAAAATATGAGAGAGACTCTTTTGCCTAAACTTATGGGTGGGGAAGTGAGGGTGGAATGGTAG
- a CDS encoding ParA family protein, translating to MIITISHQKGGVGKSTLAYNIALELARKHNVEVIDLDVQQTVTAYNQIRAEMGQAPLPVHIFSTAEELEVFFDSMNDDTIVIIDSGGFDSSLNRFAILVSDFIITPVSSEFTEILGLQKYESILRELSEQTGTTIVTNVVLNKTNPNQKKFDEVNDFIRSSKHFLLMDSMMRRRVDFANSVAYGFSVRELDKKSESTKELKEFIKEIKEKVGLNGKKKD from the coding sequence ATGATTATTACAATATCGCACCAAAAGGGCGGTGTAGGGAAGTCCACCCTCGCCTATAACATCGCTTTAGAACTTGCACGAAAGCATAACGTCGAAGTTATAGATTTGGATGTTCAACAAACCGTTACTGCATATAATCAGATACGTGCCGAAATGGGGCAAGCTCCGTTACCGGTACATATTTTTTCAACAGCGGAAGAACTTGAAGTATTTTTTGATTCAATGAATGATGATACGATCGTTATTATTGATTCTGGAGGGTTTGACTCAAGTCTTAACCGTTTCGCGATTTTAGTGAGTGATTTTATCATTACCCCGGTCTCTAGCGAGTTTACTGAAATACTTGGACTGCAAAAATATGAGAGTATTTTAAGAGAATTGTCCGAACAAACGGGGACAACAATCGTTACTAATGTTGTACTAAACAAAACAAATCCAAATCAGAAAAAATTTGATGAAGTTAATGATTTTATTCGAAGTTCAAAGCATTTTTTATTAATGGATTCTATGATGCGGCGGAGAGTTGATTTTGCAAATAGTGTTGCGTATGGATTTAGTGTTCGTGAACTCGATAAAAAATCTGAATCTACAAAAGAACTAAAAGAATTTATAAAAGAGATTAAAGAGAAGGTTGGACTTAATGGTAAGAAAAAAGATTGA
- a CDS encoding WYL domain-containing protein, producing the protein MGQIHDYDKILTRLTIILQRLYEGELLSVQDLALEFNVSTKTIQRDFNQRLIRFPIEKQGMKWKMQSGHAITKERSPEEALVLEMLGNIAEGIGSEFGVKAKSLFSKLQNNTKNPIYSKTIIEDISDKLSLFHIIEEAIMESKMVIFNYNGKLRHVHPYKIVSFEGYWYLYGEELLENKLKTYYFKGIDHLQLTNETFIPNDKTYKILERAINAWFEPDKEPFAVTIRATAEIAKYFHRRPLASTQRIIETYKDGSMEIEVLVTAEREILHEIKKWMPDLIITSPKALALKAKAIADSFLSRQIEHLIQ; encoded by the coding sequence ATGGGACAAATTCACGACTACGATAAGATCCTCACCCGACTTACCATCATCTTGCAGCGTCTCTATGAGGGGGAACTCTTATCGGTTCAGGATTTAGCCCTAGAGTTCAATGTCTCCACCAAGACCATACAGCGTGATTTCAACCAAAGACTGATTCGTTTTCCGATAGAGAAGCAGGGGATGAAGTGGAAGATGCAAAGCGGCCATGCCATCACCAAAGAGCGCTCTCCCGAAGAGGCATTGGTACTGGAGATGCTCGGTAATATTGCTGAGGGTATCGGATCAGAGTTTGGGGTGAAAGCCAAATCCCTCTTCTCCAAACTCCAGAACAACACTAAAAACCCCATCTACTCCAAAACCATCATCGAAGATATCTCGGATAAGCTTTCCCTCTTTCATATCATCGAAGAGGCAATCATGGAGAGCAAGATGGTGATATTTAACTACAACGGTAAACTACGTCATGTTCACCCCTATAAGATCGTCTCATTTGAGGGGTACTGGTATCTCTATGGTGAAGAGCTTTTAGAAAATAAACTCAAAACCTATTACTTCAAAGGGATTGATCATCTCCAACTCACCAATGAGACCTTTATTCCCAATGATAAGACCTACAAGATTCTGGAGCGTGCCATTAACGCATGGTTCGAACCTGATAAAGAACCTTTTGCAGTGACAATCCGTGCAACCGCCGAGATTGCCAAATACTTCCATCGTCGACCACTAGCCAGTACCCAGCGAATCATCGAGACCTACAAGGATGGAAGTATGGAGATTGAGGTGCTGGTGACTGCTGAGCGCGAAATACTCCATGAGATCAAAAAGTGGATGCCCGATCTCATCATTACCTCTCCTAAAGCGCTTGCTCTCAAAGCTAAAGCAATTGCAGATAGCTTCCTTAGTCGTCAGATCGAGCATCTGATACAGTAG
- a CDS encoding GNAT family N-acetyltransferase, whose translation MSTDQRQIPYITFEDISKEILDYYVYPNMDVNYYWSNDFSPQMYIALAQAGFISVSHLHEDNLLLLPEMQEEYAVLDFQDLHISRKVGKLIKKGGYHLEFNTRFPDVIASIQNAYSPCWLEGAYAELMDTLSQNSYDNFTLFSTELFDRRSNELIAGEIGYITHNVYTSLSGFHKSDKQYENWGTQQLVLLGHHLESEGVRFWNLGHPHMEYKIDLGAKILSREDFLKRFLEN comes from the coding sequence ATGAGTACCGATCAACGCCAGATCCCTTATATCACCTTTGAAGATATCAGCAAAGAGATTCTTGATTACTATGTTTATCCAAATATGGACGTCAACTACTATTGGAGTAATGATTTCTCCCCTCAAATGTATATCGCGCTGGCGCAAGCCGGGTTTATCAGCGTCAGTCATTTACATGAAGATAACTTACTACTGCTTCCGGAAATGCAAGAAGAGTACGCAGTTCTAGACTTTCAGGATCTGCATATTTCTCGTAAGGTTGGCAAACTTATTAAAAAAGGGGGATATCACCTCGAGTTTAATACCCGATTCCCTGATGTGATTGCCTCCATCCAAAACGCTTATTCTCCATGTTGGTTAGAGGGTGCGTATGCTGAGCTGATGGATACCCTCTCTCAGAATAGCTATGATAATTTTACTTTGTTCAGTACTGAGCTGTTTGACAGGAGAAGCAATGAGTTGATCGCCGGAGAGATAGGCTATATCACCCATAATGTTTATACGAGTCTATCGGGTTTTCACAAATCGGATAAGCAATACGAGAATTGGGGAACACAGCAATTAGTGCTGCTTGGGCATCATTTGGAAAGCGAAGGGGTACGGTTTTGGAATCTAGGACATCCGCATATGGAGTACAAAATAGATTTGGGAGCGAAAATTCTCAGTCGAGAAGATTTTTTAAAACGTTTCCTAGAAAATTAA
- a CDS encoding AAA family ATPase — protein MSQQLYDINLERTLLASLIFAPLLIDEYFHKLNSESLFFQESHQIIFQTILKLHSDSIPVEEGMINSSLKKNGHNVEKELIFILTTTPAASIQPYIDALSELADKRQLITLINAFNRDLQDESIQSNALLTKTIDRLENFRQSHRVELFETSDITSIEAEEADFICKSWLPFPKKTVSLISAPGGSGKSWMVLQLMMRHLVDSPTSKAFAWLSEDPTGLTAHRAEKIASSIIAKPLSNFKGRLSISNSPTLQVLMEQGRGVEINAFFTDLKKSLIMYDLIILDPLIAFFGADENNNAHARKFMQLFTEWASKENKTIIFIHHSTKNTTQARGASAFTDAVRLVYEISLVTDKKGEADETRSHLRKISLTKDNYGAAKLLGGKIVSRQIFPETKIEPQSFMKDF, from the coding sequence ATGTCGCAACAACTGTACGATATCAATCTTGAACGAACATTGTTAGCAAGTCTTATTTTTGCACCTCTTTTAATTGATGAATATTTTCATAAACTCAATTCTGAATCACTTTTTTTTCAAGAATCACATCAAATTATTTTTCAAACTATTTTAAAACTACACAGTGATTCTATACCTGTTGAAGAGGGAATGATCAATTCATCTCTTAAAAAAAATGGTCATAATGTTGAAAAAGAACTTATTTTTATTCTCACTACGACTCCAGCAGCATCTATCCAGCCCTATATTGATGCACTATCTGAATTAGCGGACAAGCGACAGCTCATAACTCTTATCAATGCATTTAATCGTGACTTACAAGATGAATCAATTCAGTCTAATGCCTTACTGACTAAAACGATCGATAGACTGGAAAATTTTCGTCAATCCCATCGCGTTGAATTATTTGAAACTTCAGATATTACTTCTATCGAAGCTGAGGAAGCAGATTTTATCTGTAAGTCATGGTTGCCTTTTCCTAAAAAAACCGTTTCTTTGATTTCAGCTCCTGGTGGTAGCGGCAAAAGTTGGATGGTTCTTCAACTTATGATGCGCCATCTCGTTGATTCACCAACATCTAAAGCCTTTGCATGGCTATCTGAAGATCCAACAGGTCTTACGGCTCATCGTGCAGAAAAAATTGCTTCTTCAATCATTGCAAAACCTTTATCAAACTTCAAAGGACGTTTGTCCATTTCAAATAGCCCAACACTACAAGTGTTAATGGAGCAGGGTAGAGGAGTTGAAATAAATGCATTTTTTACGGATCTTAAAAAAAGTTTGATCATGTACGATCTTATTATTCTAGATCCATTAATCGCTTTCTTTGGTGCTGATGAAAATAATAATGCTCATGCCCGAAAATTTATGCAACTATTTACAGAATGGGCATCAAAAGAAAATAAGACCATTATATTTATTCATCACAGTACGAAAAACACCACACAAGCCAGAGGTGCAAGTGCGTTTACCGATGCAGTTAGACTCGTTTATGAAATTAGTCTTGTAACAGATAAAAAAGGTGAAGCGGATGAAACGCGTTCACATCTTCGTAAAATATCTCTTACGAAAGACAACTATGGAGCTGCAAAACTCCTTGGCGGAAAAATTGTATCTAGACAAATTTTCCCAGAAACAAAAATTGAACCTCAATCGTTTATGAAGGACTTTTAA
- a CDS encoding DNA polymerase IV, whose translation MIIHLDLDCYFVSAERTRTPYLKGKPVVVVKSSDRAIFSSKDTKSVMTESVGAFTSLFQHEREWQEFNPTHWKKEFMDEQGRVHGIVIARSYECKSYGIKTGTTLSDAMRMCPDLLVVQGDHLFYQLLSTKLREFLQTKIPLLEQYSIDEFWGDLDGWVEDEDIHAFVSSLQAEILKKFDLPISIGASSAKWIAKLATDFNKPYGITIVPKEEIEAFVSPMSINMFPGIGKVLSKRLGSYGIKTLGEVLKSAHMLQSWGRVGQDLLRRISGTDNEQVNPFHDRQSIGISRNFTATMERDEIKRRVIILSRHLSHTILKLEVNPTTYHFKLKYNGGASSGISMTIDRVFSETLLRSIAIETIIKIDNLPQYGIHSISLSASNFTSEHKPKTFSLFEAQEDEKSRRLSEQVTKLRDKYGVDILRCAIEKG comes from the coding sequence GTGATCATTCATCTCGACCTCGATTGTTATTTCGTCTCAGCTGAGCGAACACGAACTCCCTATCTAAAAGGCAAACCGGTCGTTGTTGTAAAAAGCAGTGATCGAGCCATCTTCTCATCCAAAGACACCAAAAGCGTCATGACGGAAAGTGTAGGAGCCTTTACCTCTCTCTTTCAGCATGAACGAGAATGGCAAGAATTTAATCCTACCCATTGGAAAAAAGAGTTTATGGATGAACAGGGGAGGGTTCACGGTATAGTCATTGCACGAAGTTACGAATGTAAATCTTATGGGATAAAAACAGGGACAACTCTAAGTGATGCTATGCGCATGTGCCCCGATCTTCTAGTAGTGCAGGGCGATCATCTCTTTTATCAACTCCTCTCCACCAAACTGCGTGAATTTCTTCAAACAAAAATCCCCCTATTAGAGCAATACAGCATCGATGAGTTCTGGGGGGATCTTGACGGATGGGTAGAAGATGAGGATATCCATGCGTTTGTTTCATCGCTGCAAGCTGAAATCCTAAAGAAGTTCGATCTTCCGATATCGATCGGTGCATCCTCTGCCAAATGGATTGCCAAACTCGCGACCGATTTTAACAAACCTTACGGGATTACCATTGTCCCCAAAGAGGAGATTGAAGCCTTTGTATCCCCTATGAGTATCAACATGTTTCCGGGAATCGGCAAAGTCCTCTCAAAACGATTAGGAAGCTATGGGATAAAAACATTGGGAGAGGTGCTTAAATCCGCTCATATGCTTCAATCATGGGGTAGGGTGGGTCAAGATCTGCTTAGACGTATCAGTGGCACTGACAACGAGCAGGTGAATCCATTCCATGATCGTCAATCCATCGGGATATCGCGTAACTTTACCGCGACAATGGAGAGAGACGAGATAAAGCGTCGAGTCATAATTCTCTCACGCCATCTGTCACATACAATATTGAAATTGGAAGTCAATCCTACAACATACCATTTCAAACTCAAATACAACGGCGGAGCCAGCTCCGGTATCTCTATGACAATCGATAGAGTCTTTAGTGAAACGCTTCTGCGTTCCATTGCGATAGAGACAATAATCAAAATCGATAATCTTCCACAATACGGTATTCATAGTATCTCATTATCAGCGTCCAACTTTACATCAGAGCATAAACCAAAGACGTTTTCCTTATTCGAAGCACAAGAGGACGAGAAATCACGTCGCTTGAGTGAGCAGGTGACAAAACTCAGGGATAAGTATGGAGTGGATATCTTACGATGTGCCATTGAAAAAGGGTAG
- a CDS encoding nucleotidyltransferase family protein, translating to MVTKEVILDFFANHKDELREKYSLVKVGLFGSYAKGAATPESDIDIYAEFEDKKFRNIAGAWNYFEEAFGTKIDLLYPHKNMRPSLKQNIEREVIYG from the coding sequence ATGGTTACCAAAGAGGTGATTCTGGATTTTTTTGCTAATCACAAAGACGAGCTAAGAGAAAAATACTCTCTCGTTAAAGTGGGGCTTTTTGGCAGCTATGCCAAAGGCGCAGCAACGCCCGAAAGTGATATTGATATTTACGCTGAATTTGAAGATAAAAAATTTAGAAATATTGCCGGTGCTTGGAACTATTTCGAAGAAGCGTTCGGAACAAAAATAGATCTCTTGTATCCTCATAAGAACATGAGGCCATCTCTAAAGCAAAACATAGAGCGTGAAGTCATCTATGGATAA
- a CDS encoding ParB/RepB/Spo0J family partition protein produces the protein MVRKKIDYSLAKKISQNAALTEQLHVAEKNPESIVEIPLYKLQSNPYQPRIEMNHEQLRELSESIEQNGLLQPIVVAKDGDVLTIIAGHRRAEAHKMLGREMIRAIVMDKVVHAQLALLPLVENLQRSDMDPIENAIAFKKILDDNIVESQNELAEKVGVSKSWLSKTLSILRLPSSLLSKIQADHYSDITVLSALNKVPEEQLDKVYGSIKTMQRNDALEAIKKVISKPTKSKENIVVLKNKVVINTTGLSKEKQDKLKLLLKGIEQLLEK, from the coding sequence ATGGTAAGAAAAAAGATTGATTATTCTTTAGCAAAAAAGATATCCCAAAATGCTGCATTGACGGAGCAACTTCACGTAGCTGAGAAAAATCCAGAGTCTATCGTTGAAATACCCTTATACAAACTTCAAAGCAATCCTTATCAACCTCGTATTGAGATGAATCATGAGCAATTACGTGAACTGTCAGAGTCCATTGAACAAAACGGGCTACTTCAGCCTATTGTCGTTGCAAAAGATGGTGATGTCCTCACAATCATAGCGGGACATCGACGTGCTGAAGCCCATAAAATGCTAGGTAGAGAGATGATTCGCGCTATTGTGATGGATAAAGTTGTGCATGCACAACTGGCACTTCTCCCTTTAGTAGAAAATCTTCAACGCAGCGATATGGATCCTATAGAAAATGCGATAGCATTCAAAAAAATCTTAGATGACAATATCGTTGAAAGTCAAAATGAATTAGCTGAAAAAGTAGGTGTTTCTAAAAGTTGGTTATCAAAAACATTATCGATATTAAGACTCCCCTCTTCCCTACTTTCAAAAATTCAGGCCGATCATTATTCAGATATTACTGTTTTATCTGCACTTAATAAGGTTCCTGAAGAACAACTTGATAAAGTATATGGCTCAATCAAGACTATGCAGCGTAATGATGCATTGGAAGCTATCAAAAAGGTTATTTCAAAACCAACGAAAAGCAAAGAGAATATAGTGGTTTTAAAAAATAAGGTTGTGATTAATACAACAGGATTATCGAAAGAAAAACAAGATAAATTGAAATTGTTGCTAAAGGGCATAGAGCAATTATTAGAAAAGTAA
- a CDS encoding HU family DNA-binding protein, which produces MNKAQFVELVQKHGEYNTKAAADAAIDAVTAAITEALCAKEDVALPGFGSFKTATQAAKEGKVPGTDKTYSKPATTVAKFAASSVLKDKVAGN; this is translated from the coding sequence ATGAATAAAGCTCAATTCGTTGAACTGGTACAAAAACATGGAGAATATAACACCAAAGCTGCTGCAGACGCTGCAATCGATGCTGTTACTGCTGCTATTACTGAAGCACTATGTGCAAAAGAAGATGTTGCATTGCCTGGATTTGGTTCATTCAAAACAGCTACACAAGCGGCTAAAGAGGGGAAAGTTCCGGGTACAGATAAAACTTACAGCAAACCAGCTACTACAGTTGCTAAATTCGCTGCAAGTTCTGTCCTTAAAGATAAAGTGGCGGGGAATTAA